The proteins below are encoded in one region of Pontibacter deserti:
- a CDS encoding anthranilate synthase component II: MNVLVIDNYDSFTYNLVHLLQELGANVTVRRNDKTTLEEVAGFDKIMLSPGPGIPDEAGMLKEIIRKFGPTKSLFGVCLGHQAIGEVYGGKLFNSNEVWHGVATPIRVVCEEEPLFTNLPNQFNTGRYHSWLVEQELPKCLVPTAVDETGNIMALRHKEYNVRGVQFHPESVLTEHGKEIIKNWLMA; the protein is encoded by the coding sequence ATGAACGTTCTGGTAATCGATAATTACGACTCATTTACTTACAACCTGGTACACCTGCTGCAGGAATTAGGCGCTAATGTAACGGTGCGTCGCAACGACAAAACGACTTTGGAAGAAGTAGCAGGTTTTGACAAGATCATGCTTTCTCCCGGTCCGGGAATACCCGACGAAGCTGGTATGTTGAAAGAGATTATCCGCAAGTTCGGACCAACGAAAAGCCTGTTCGGTGTGTGTTTAGGACATCAGGCAATAGGTGAAGTATACGGTGGCAAGTTGTTTAACAGCAACGAAGTATGGCACGGCGTAGCTACGCCAATTCGTGTGGTATGCGAGGAGGAACCACTATTCACGAACCTGCCAAATCAGTTTAACACCGGCCGATACCACTCCTGGCTGGTAGAGCAGGAATTACCCAAGTGCCTGGTGCCAACAGCAGTAGATGAAACTGGGAACATCATGGCGCTGCGCCACAAGGAATATAATGTGCGAGGCGTTCAGTTCCATCCGGAATCAGTGCTGACCGAGCATGGTAAGGAGATCATCAAGAACTGGTTAATGGCTTAA
- the trpD gene encoding anthranilate phosphoribosyltransferase yields MKEILNHLFEHKTLSKEQAREVLVNIAGGKYNQNQISSFLTVYMMRSITVEELEGFRNALLDLCHRVDLSAYNPIDLCGTGGDGKDTFNISTLSSFVVAANGIPVAKHGNYGVSSSCGSSNVLEALGIKFTTDIDKLERSIDKYNICFLHAPLFHPAMKSVGPIRKDLAVKTFFNMLGPMVNPAFPKLQMVGVYSLELARMYSYLYQQQPDVKYSIIHTLDGYDEISLTSPFKVISDNQESLLDAEALGLPRLQHEQIKGGEGIAESAEIFLKVLKGEGTSAQSAVVSANAGMAIQCARPELNPVEAVLLAKETLESGKTYVLFNSFINDKNFVEA; encoded by the coding sequence ATGAAAGAAATACTCAATCACCTATTTGAACATAAAACGCTGAGCAAAGAGCAGGCGCGGGAAGTGCTGGTAAATATTGCAGGCGGCAAATATAACCAGAACCAGATCTCTAGCTTTTTAACGGTGTACATGATGCGCAGCATTACCGTGGAGGAGCTGGAAGGGTTCCGGAATGCACTGCTGGACCTTTGCCACCGCGTAGACTTGTCGGCTTATAACCCTATTGATCTGTGCGGTACGGGTGGTGACGGCAAGGATACGTTTAATATTTCCACGTTGTCATCTTTTGTGGTGGCTGCCAATGGTATACCTGTAGCCAAGCACGGTAATTATGGTGTGTCTTCGTCCTGCGGTTCCTCCAATGTGCTCGAAGCACTGGGTATAAAGTTTACTACAGACATCGATAAGCTGGAGCGAAGTATAGACAAGTATAACATCTGTTTCCTGCACGCGCCGCTGTTTCACCCGGCCATGAAGAGTGTGGGGCCGATCCGGAAAGATCTGGCAGTGAAAACTTTCTTCAACATGCTCGGTCCAATGGTGAATCCGGCTTTCCCGAAACTGCAGATGGTGGGAGTTTACAGTTTGGAGCTTGCCCGCATGTATAGTTACCTGTACCAGCAGCAGCCCGATGTAAAGTACAGCATTATCCATACTTTGGATGGCTACGACGAGATCTCTCTGACCAGTCCGTTTAAAGTCATCTCTGATAACCAGGAGTCCTTGCTGGACGCAGAGGCACTTGGTTTGCCGCGCCTGCAGCACGAGCAGATCAAAGGGGGAGAAGGCATTGCCGAATCGGCGGAGATCTTTTTAAAGGTACTGAAAGGTGAAGGAACATCTGCACAGTCTGCCGTAGTTTCCGCCAACGCCGGAATGGCTATACAATGCGCCCGACCTGAACTCAATCCTGTGGAAGCTGTTTTGCTAGCTAAAGAAACGCTGGAATCAGGAAAAACTTACGTGTTATTTAACAGCTTTATAAACGATAAGAATTTTGTGGAAGCTTGA
- the trpC gene encoding indole-3-glycerol phosphate synthase TrpC, translated as MNILDEIIAHKYKEVAERKDLYPVKLLEKSLYFETPCLSLERYLLRPDKSGIIAEIKRKSPSKGDIHPYVSVERTSIGYMQAGASALSILTDTNYFGGKNEDLVTARKYNFCPILRKDFMVDEYQIVEAKSIGADAILLIAAALEPARLKELAAFARSFGLEVLLEVHNKEELDETLNEFVTVVGVNNRNLKTFKTDVGLSFELAQYIPAGITKVSESGLSQAKTVVELQQAGYNGFLIGETFMTDSRPERAAAAFVKELRQLQELKAQVV; from the coding sequence ATGAACATACTCGACGAAATCATTGCCCATAAATACAAAGAAGTAGCTGAACGCAAAGACTTATACCCGGTAAAGCTGCTGGAGAAAAGCCTGTACTTCGAGACACCTTGCCTGTCGCTGGAGCGCTACCTGTTGCGCCCGGACAAAAGCGGGATCATTGCCGAGATCAAACGCAAGTCCCCATCCAAAGGCGATATCCATCCTTACGTATCGGTGGAGCGCACTTCTATTGGGTACATGCAGGCAGGCGCTTCGGCTTTGTCTATCCTTACCGATACCAACTACTTTGGAGGCAAGAACGAAGACCTGGTAACAGCCCGCAAGTATAATTTCTGTCCAATCCTGCGCAAAGATTTTATGGTTGATGAATACCAGATCGTTGAGGCAAAATCAATTGGTGCCGACGCCATATTGCTGATCGCAGCCGCTCTGGAACCTGCTCGTCTGAAAGAACTGGCTGCTTTTGCCCGCTCATTTGGTTTAGAGGTATTGTTGGAAGTACACAATAAGGAAGAACTGGACGAGACTCTGAACGAGTTTGTAACGGTAGTTGGCGTGAATAACCGAAATCTGAAAACATTTAAGACAGATGTGGGCTTATCGTTTGAACTGGCGCAGTACATTCCTGCTGGTATCACTAAAGTTTCGGAGAGTGGCTTGAGTCAGGCGAAAACAGTGGTTGAGTTGCAGCAGGCTGGCTACAACGGCTTCCTGATTGGAGAGACGTTTATGACCGACAGCCGTCCTGAGCGTGCTGCCGCTGCTTTTGTAAAAGAACTGCGCCAGTTACAGGAGCTTAAAGCACAGGTAGTATGA
- a CDS encoding phosphoribosylanthranilate isomerase: MKVKVCGMREPENLKQISALLPDYIGYIFYEGSKRYCEGTITPGLLAELPSSIKKVGVFVNESTEVILDTARKYNLEVIQLHGRETPRQCKELQEAGLEIIKAFSVDDSFVFENVLLYERNCDFFLFDTRGNNYGGNGTVFDWEILKGYLSDKPYFLSGGLNLENLKSREFERIWPKPFALDVNSGFELEPGVKDVEKVKELIKLIKEKS; encoded by the coding sequence ATGAAAGTAAAAGTATGCGGCATGCGCGAGCCGGAGAACCTGAAGCAGATCTCAGCGCTTTTGCCGGATTACATAGGCTACATCTTTTACGAAGGATCCAAACGCTATTGTGAAGGAACTATAACTCCAGGGCTATTAGCCGAACTGCCGTCAAGTATAAAAAAGGTAGGTGTCTTCGTGAATGAATCCACTGAAGTTATACTGGACACAGCCCGAAAGTATAATCTGGAGGTAATACAGCTGCATGGGAGAGAAACTCCAAGACAATGCAAAGAATTGCAAGAAGCTGGCTTAGAAATTATAAAGGCCTTCTCGGTAGATGATAGCTTTGTTTTTGAAAATGTACTGCTCTACGAAAGGAACTGCGACTTTTTCCTGTTCGATACCCGTGGAAATAATTACGGCGGTAACGGAACAGTCTTCGATTGGGAAATACTAAAAGGTTACTTATCTGATAAGCCATACTTCCTGAGCGGCGGACTGAACCTGGAAAACCTGAAAAGCCGTGAATTTGAAAGAATCTGGCCGAAGCCTTTTGCGCTGGATGTAAACAGCGGTTTTGAGCTGGAGCCCGGAGTGAAGGATGTAGAGAAAGTGAAGGAGCTGATTAAACTTATTAAAGAGAAGAGTTAA
- the trpB gene encoding tryptophan synthase subunit beta, with translation MNYKVDENGFYGKFGGAYIPEMLYPNVEELRQNYLKIMAEPDFQAELQNLLKDYVGRPTPLYFAKRLSEKYNTNIYLKREDLNHTGAHKINNTVGQVLMAKRLGKKRIIAETGAGQHGVATATVCALMGLECIVYMGEVDIQRQAPNVARMKMLGATVLPATSGSKTLKDATNEAIRDWINNPEDTYYIIGSVVGPHPYPDMVARFQSVISEEIKAQLKEKTGSENPDYVVACVGGGSNAAGAFYHYLDTPKVKLVAVEAAGLGVDSGESAATSVLGREGIIHGSRTLLMQTEDGQVTEPYSISAGLDYPGVGPLHAHLHQSGRAIFESITDDEALQAVLELTRLEGIIPALESAHALAALGRIGAKPEETIVVNLSGRGDKDLTTYLDRFELHGK, from the coding sequence ATGAACTATAAAGTTGACGAAAACGGCTTCTATGGCAAGTTTGGTGGTGCATACATACCAGAAATGTTGTACCCGAACGTGGAGGAGCTGCGCCAGAATTACCTGAAGATCATGGCAGAGCCGGATTTCCAAGCAGAACTGCAGAATTTGTTGAAAGATTATGTAGGCCGGCCAACACCGCTCTACTTTGCCAAGCGTCTTTCTGAAAAGTATAACACTAACATTTACCTGAAACGCGAAGACCTGAACCATACTGGTGCGCACAAGATCAACAATACAGTTGGACAGGTGCTGATGGCAAAACGACTTGGCAAAAAACGCATTATTGCCGAGACAGGTGCTGGTCAGCATGGCGTGGCTACGGCTACAGTTTGTGCGCTGATGGGGCTGGAGTGTATCGTGTACATGGGTGAAGTAGACATTCAACGTCAGGCACCTAATGTGGCCAGAATGAAAATGTTAGGCGCTACTGTATTGCCTGCTACAAGTGGAAGCAAAACCCTGAAAGACGCCACCAACGAGGCCATCCGCGACTGGATCAACAACCCGGAAGATACTTATTACATCATCGGTTCGGTTGTCGGTCCGCACCCGTACCCTGACATGGTGGCGCGTTTTCAATCAGTTATTTCAGAAGAGATAAAAGCACAGCTGAAGGAAAAAACCGGCAGCGAGAACCCGGATTATGTGGTGGCTTGCGTGGGCGGTGGCAGCAACGCAGCAGGCGCTTTCTACCATTACCTTGATACGCCGAAGGTAAAACTGGTTGCCGTGGAAGCAGCTGGCCTGGGTGTAGATTCCGGTGAGTCGGCAGCTACGTCGGTACTAGGCAGAGAAGGTATTATACACGGCAGCCGCACCTTGCTTATGCAGACAGAAGACGGACAAGTAACGGAGCCTTACTCTATTTCGGCGGGTCTGGATTATCCTGGCGTAGGTCCGCTGCACGCGCACCTGCACCAGTCTGGAAGAGCCATTTTTGAAAGTATAACCGATGACGAAGCACTGCAGGCCGTATTGGAACTGACAAGGTTAGAAGGAATCATACCTGCATTGGAAAGTGCCCACGCCCTGGCAGCACTTGGCAGAATAGGAGCAAAGCCTGAGGAAACTATAGTTGTGAACCTTTCCGGCCGCGGCGACAAAGATTTAACCACCTACTTAGACAGATTTGAGCTCCATGGGAAATAG
- the trpA gene encoding tryptophan synthase subunit alpha, producing MGNRIKTLFEQKPQGLLSLYFTAGYPNLEDTVPIILELEKNGVDLIEVGMPFSDPLADGPTIQQSSEVALRNGMTIPKLFEQLKDIRKHTQIPLVLMGYLNPVMQYGVERFCQKAREIGIDGIILPDLPLSDYVREYKELFEQNNLSKIFLITPQTPEQRIREIDSHTNGFVYMVSSASVTGSTNGNAVVNTGYFERVGQMGLRNPGMIGFGIHNRDTFSQACNHARGAIIGSAFIKALAQEGSLEQNIQTFIQSIKQEV from the coding sequence ATGGGAAATAGAATAAAGACACTCTTTGAACAGAAGCCGCAGGGATTGCTGTCGCTATACTTTACAGCCGGTTATCCGAACTTAGAAGATACTGTTCCGATCATCCTGGAGCTGGAAAAGAATGGCGTTGACCTGATCGAGGTAGGTATGCCTTTCTCTGATCCATTGGCCGATGGACCTACCATACAACAAAGCAGCGAAGTTGCCCTGCGTAATGGCATGACCATCCCAAAGCTGTTTGAGCAGTTGAAAGACATTCGCAAGCACACTCAGATTCCGCTGGTGCTGATGGGCTACCTGAACCCGGTTATGCAGTATGGCGTGGAGCGCTTCTGCCAGAAAGCCAGAGAAATCGGTATAGATGGAATCATCCTGCCGGACCTGCCGCTTTCAGATTATGTGCGGGAGTATAAGGAGTTGTTTGAGCAGAATAACCTGAGCAAAATTTTCCTGATCACGCCACAAACTCCGGAGCAGCGCATTCGTGAGATCGACAGCCACACCAATGGCTTTGTGTACATGGTTTCCTCTGCGTCGGTAACGGGCAGCACGAACGGCAATGCTGTGGTTAACACAGGTTATTTCGAGCGGGTAGGACAGATGGGGCTTCGGAACCCGGGCATGATCGGCTTCGGCATTCATAACCGCGATACGTTTTCGCAAGCCTGCAACCACGCACGCGGCGCTATCATTGGCAGTGCCTTTATCAAAGCATTGGCACAGGAAGGTAGCCTAGAACAAAACATCCAGACATTTATCCAGAGCATTAAACAAGAAGTATGA
- a CDS encoding bifunctional 3-deoxy-7-phosphoheptulonate synthase/chorismate mutase: protein MIIQLQQGIPAELKENILQQIKAVGFKGNEVLTQEGHYIVGIGKKDFDIRTIGQLPGVADIHRVSDEYKLISRKWKVEPTRIDLGNGVVIGEGQFSIMAGPCSIESEKQIELVVQHLVENNVKIMRGGVFKPRSSPYAFRGLGLEGLQMFHRICRENGIKIITEVMQVSQIEDMIDYVDVFQVGARNSQNFNLLDSLGAAQKPVLLKRGISGTLEELLQAAEYIFSNGNEKIMLCERGIRSYENSYRNVLDLNAVPVLKAKTHLPVIVDPSHGIGLRDYVEEMSLAAVMAGADGVIYETHQKPEEAFSDGQQTLNFKESERLIRRMRQAYALRESF from the coding sequence ATGATCATACAATTGCAGCAAGGTATACCTGCTGAACTGAAAGAAAATATCCTGCAGCAGATAAAAGCTGTCGGCTTTAAAGGCAATGAAGTCCTGACGCAGGAAGGCCATTACATTGTAGGTATAGGCAAGAAAGATTTCGATATCCGCACGATTGGTCAGCTGCCCGGCGTGGCAGACATTCACCGCGTGTCGGATGAGTATAAACTGATTTCTCGCAAGTGGAAAGTTGAACCAACCCGCATTGACTTAGGTAATGGCGTGGTGATTGGCGAAGGTCAGTTCAGTATTATGGCCGGACCATGCTCCATCGAAAGCGAAAAGCAGATTGAGCTGGTGGTGCAGCACCTGGTAGAAAACAACGTGAAGATCATGCGTGGGGGCGTGTTCAAGCCGCGTAGTTCGCCCTATGCTTTCCGAGGGCTTGGGCTGGAAGGCTTGCAGATGTTCCACCGCATTTGCCGTGAGAATGGGATCAAGATCATTACCGAAGTAATGCAGGTATCGCAGATCGAAGACATGATCGATTATGTGGATGTGTTCCAGGTAGGAGCCCGCAACAGCCAGAACTTTAACCTGCTGGATTCTCTTGGTGCGGCGCAGAAGCCTGTGCTATTGAAACGAGGAATTTCCGGTACGCTGGAGGAACTGCTGCAGGCTGCAGAGTATATTTTTTCAAACGGAAACGAAAAGATTATGCTGTGCGAGCGTGGTATTCGCTCTTATGAAAATTCCTACCGCAATGTGCTGGATCTGAATGCAGTGCCAGTGCTGAAAGCTAAAACACATTTACCGGTAATAGTTGATCCTTCGCATGGTATCGGCTTGCGCGATTATGTAGAAGAAATGTCGTTGGCAGCTGTAATGGCAGGGGCTGATGGCGTGATCTACGAAACACACCAGAAGCCGGAGGAAGCTTTTTCAGATGGTCAGCAGACGTTAAATTTTAAAGAATCGGAAAGGCTGATCCGACGTATGCGCCAGGCTTATGCTTTAAGGGAGAGTTTCTAA
- a CDS encoding S9 family peptidase codes for MKKTLILAGVFAVSIAQAQQRMTPELLWKLGRVSAETVTPDGKSVIYSVGYVNMEENGSERNLYRIPVSGGQATQITSAKGGESIVKVDKVTGDIIYLHKGQLWQLTGGKGEPKQLTNLEGSLSNVRFSPDGKHVMFTREVEVKNVHSTDIYPELKKSNAYVYDDLNYRHWDTWEDGKFQHVFFAPYNNGKIGTATDIMKDEPFDTPQMPFGGLEDMIWSPDSKAILYVSKKKFGKEYAVSTNTDIYRYDIATGKTTNFTEGNMGYDNAPAFSEDATKLAWLAMDEDGNEADQNDLIISDTKTGQKYNLTKDWDETINSFTWSKDGSKIWFVAPTKGTIQIFEVSLPKNLGKFSAKSIKQLTKGQFDINDIAGQSGNSLIVSRADMNHAAELYRVDLKSGKLTQLTNVNDAIYSKLSLSKVEPRVTKATDGKDLFSWVVYPPDFDPNKKYPTLLYCQGGPQSALTQYYSYRWNMQLMAANGYIVVAPNRRGMPGHGDEWNRQISGDWGGQAIRDYLTAIDDVAKEKYVDKDRLGAVGASYGGYSVFMLAGLHENRFKTFIAHDGLFDMRSWYGTTEELFFANNELKGPYWETKAPQAYKEFNPIEHANKWNTPILIVQGGQDFRVGIEQGLQAFQLSQLKGIKSRLLYLPDENHWVLQPQNAIVWQREFFKWLDETLKPANN; via the coding sequence ATGAAAAAGACATTGATACTGGCTGGCGTGTTTGCTGTAAGTATAGCGCAGGCACAACAGCGCATGACTCCGGAACTGCTCTGGAAGCTGGGGCGCGTTTCGGCTGAGACGGTAACGCCCGATGGCAAATCAGTTATTTACAGCGTTGGCTATGTAAATATGGAAGAAAACGGCAGTGAGCGCAACCTCTACCGTATTCCTGTTTCTGGCGGACAAGCCACGCAGATCACATCAGCGAAAGGTGGCGAAAGTATAGTTAAAGTAGACAAGGTAACAGGCGATATCATTTACCTGCACAAAGGCCAGCTGTGGCAACTAACAGGAGGTAAAGGCGAGCCAAAGCAACTGACAAACCTTGAGGGCAGCCTGAGCAACGTGCGCTTCTCGCCAGATGGAAAGCATGTTATGTTTACGCGCGAGGTAGAAGTGAAAAATGTGCACAGCACCGATATTTACCCTGAGCTGAAGAAATCAAACGCTTACGTGTACGACGACCTGAACTACCGCCACTGGGATACCTGGGAAGATGGTAAGTTTCAGCACGTTTTCTTTGCCCCTTACAACAATGGCAAGATCGGCACGGCTACCGACATTATGAAAGATGAGCCTTTCGATACGCCGCAAATGCCGTTTGGTGGATTGGAAGACATGATCTGGAGCCCGGACAGCAAAGCTATACTTTATGTAAGCAAGAAGAAGTTCGGCAAAGAATACGCTGTAAGCACCAACACGGATATTTACCGATACGACATAGCCACTGGCAAAACAACTAACTTTACCGAAGGCAATATGGGCTACGACAACGCTCCTGCCTTTTCGGAAGATGCTACCAAGCTTGCCTGGCTGGCGATGGACGAAGACGGTAACGAAGCCGACCAGAACGACCTGATCATTTCCGACACCAAAACCGGACAGAAGTATAACCTGACCAAAGACTGGGATGAAACTATAAATTCCTTTACCTGGAGCAAAGATGGCAGCAAGATCTGGTTTGTAGCGCCAACTAAAGGTACGATCCAAATTTTTGAAGTATCGCTACCGAAAAACCTTGGCAAGTTCTCGGCTAAAAGTATAAAGCAGCTTACCAAAGGGCAGTTTGATATTAATGATATTGCAGGCCAGTCAGGTAACAGCCTGATCGTGTCGCGCGCTGACATGAACCACGCTGCAGAACTTTACAGAGTAGACCTGAAATCTGGTAAACTGACGCAACTGACCAATGTGAACGACGCGATCTACAGCAAGCTTTCACTGAGCAAAGTAGAGCCACGCGTTACCAAAGCTACCGATGGCAAAGACCTGTTCTCGTGGGTAGTTTACCCTCCGGATTTCGACCCGAACAAGAAGTACCCGACACTGCTTTACTGCCAGGGTGGTCCGCAGTCGGCGCTTACACAGTACTACTCTTACCGCTGGAACATGCAATTGATGGCTGCAAACGGATATATTGTGGTGGCACCAAACAGACGCGGCATGCCGGGTCACGGCGATGAATGGAACCGCCAGATCAGCGGCGACTGGGGCGGACAAGCCATCCGCGATTACCTGACTGCCATTGATGATGTTGCCAAAGAAAAGTACGTTGACAAAGACAGACTGGGCGCTGTGGGTGCCAGCTACGGCGGTTACTCGGTGTTCATGCTGGCTGGTCTGCACGAAAATCGCTTCAAAACCTTTATCGCACACGACGGCTTGTTTGACATGCGCAGCTGGTACGGCACTACAGAAGAGCTTTTCTTTGCTAACAACGAGTTGAAAGGCCCGTATTGGGAAACCAAAGCCCCTCAGGCTTACAAAGAGTTTAACCCGATCGAGCACGCCAACAAATGGAACACCCCAATCCTGATCGTTCAGGGTGGGCAGGACTTCCGTGTAGGTATTGAACAGGGCTTACAAGCATTCCAACTGTCACAGCTGAAAGGCATTAAGAGCCGCCTGTTATACTTGCCAGACGAGAACCACTGGGTACTGCAACCGCAAAACGCGATTGTATGGCAGCGTGAGTTCTTTAAATGGTTAGACGAAACGCTGAAACCAGCCAACAACTAA
- the hisH gene encoding imidazole glycerol phosphate synthase subunit HisH encodes MNLVIVDYKAGNVQSVMFALERLGINATLSCDFETIKSADKVIFPGVGEASSAMAQLKARNLEKLLPTLEQPFFGVCLGMQLLCQHSEEGNTDLLGIIPLPVKRFETDLKVPHMGWNQLEKLQSPLFAGINEGEYAYYVHSYYVPLSEYTIAQTSYPEPFSAALHYKNFYAAQFHPEKSGPAGSQILKNFLAL; translated from the coding sequence ATGAACTTAGTTATAGTTGATTACAAGGCAGGTAACGTGCAATCGGTGATGTTTGCGCTGGAACGGCTGGGAATAAATGCCACCCTGAGCTGCGACTTCGAAACTATAAAGTCTGCCGACAAGGTGATCTTTCCGGGCGTAGGCGAAGCGTCATCGGCCATGGCCCAGCTGAAAGCCCGCAACCTGGAGAAGCTGTTGCCGACGTTGGAGCAGCCATTCTTTGGTGTTTGCTTGGGCATGCAGCTGCTTTGCCAGCATTCTGAAGAAGGCAATACCGATCTTCTGGGTATTATTCCGCTGCCGGTTAAGCGTTTCGAAACAGACTTGAAAGTACCGCACATGGGCTGGAACCAACTGGAGAAGCTGCAATCGCCACTTTTTGCAGGTATAAACGAAGGCGAGTATGCCTACTATGTGCACAGTTATTACGTGCCTCTTTCGGAGTATACCATTGCCCAGACCTCGTACCCGGAGCCTTTTTCGGCTGCCTTACATTATAAAAACTTCTATGCTGCGCAATTCCACCCAGAGAAAAGCGGACCTGCCGGCTCTCAAATCCTGAAAAATTTTTTAGCCCTATGA
- the hisA gene encoding 1-(5-phosphoribosyl)-5-[(5-phosphoribosylamino)methylideneamino]imidazole-4-carboxamide isomerase — protein MMEIIPAIDIIGGQCVRLTEGDFAQQTTYDSNPLEVAKRFEASGIKRLHLVDLDGARAKKPVNLAVLESIAANTGLTIDFGGGLQSDEAVKQAFDAGAAQITAGSIAVREPETVKNWLIKYGPDKIIIGADFKGTNIAISAWTEESKYPLQDFISGYLKTGAKLFICTDVSKDGKLQGPSINTYRHLKLTLPEAGIIASGGVTTVEDLEQLQEIGVKGAIIGKAIYEGTISLKDLEQFLC, from the coding sequence ATGATGGAGATCATCCCAGCGATAGACATAATCGGCGGCCAGTGCGTGCGCCTCACCGAAGGCGATTTTGCACAGCAAACCACCTACGACAGCAACCCACTTGAGGTAGCCAAACGTTTTGAAGCAAGTGGTATCAAACGCCTACATTTAGTAGACCTCGATGGTGCGCGTGCCAAGAAACCGGTGAACCTGGCAGTACTGGAAAGTATAGCGGCCAACACAGGCTTAACCATAGATTTTGGTGGTGGACTTCAGTCGGATGAGGCGGTGAAGCAGGCATTTGACGCTGGAGCCGCGCAGATTACAGCCGGAAGTATAGCGGTGCGTGAACCGGAAACGGTGAAGAACTGGTTAATAAAGTATGGCCCGGACAAGATCATCATCGGGGCAGATTTTAAAGGCACCAACATCGCCATCAGCGCCTGGACCGAAGAGAGCAAATACCCGTTGCAGGACTTCATCTCAGGTTATTTGAAAACGGGAGCCAAGCTGTTTATCTGCACCGATGTGAGCAAAGACGGTAAATTGCAGGGACCATCAATCAATACCTACCGTCATCTGAAACTGACACTACCGGAAGCCGGTATTATTGCCAGCGGCGGCGTTACCACAGTAGAAGACCTGGAGCAACTACAGGAGATCGGGGTTAAAGGTGCTATCATTGGCAAAGCCATTTATGAAGGCACCATTTCATTAAAAGATTTAGAGCAATTCCTATGTTAA
- the hisF gene encoding imidazole glycerol phosphate synthase subunit HisF, whose product MLTKRIIPCLDIKDGRTVKGIRFENIRDAGDPVELAKWYAEQGADELVFLDITATNEERKTFAELVRDIARHIDIPFTVGGGISAVADVELLLQAGADKVSINSAAIKNPNLVKDLASRFGSQCVTVAIDTKYTEATGWKVYTRAGTVETEWATVDWAKKVVELGAGEILLTSMNNDGTKAGFALDITKVVSEAVSVPVIASGGAGNMQHFADAFNKAHADAALAASLFHFRELEIPDLKQFLKKQGVDVRI is encoded by the coding sequence ATGTTAACCAAACGCATTATTCCTTGCCTTGATATAAAGGATGGCCGCACCGTAAAAGGCATACGCTTCGAGAACATCCGCGACGCAGGTGACCCGGTGGAGCTGGCCAAATGGTATGCAGAACAGGGCGCTGACGAACTGGTTTTCCTTGATATTACCGCCACCAACGAAGAGCGCAAGACCTTTGCCGAACTTGTGCGCGATATTGCCCGCCACATCGATATTCCTTTCACAGTTGGCGGTGGCATTAGTGCGGTTGCTGATGTTGAACTGCTGCTGCAGGCCGGTGCTGACAAAGTATCCATCAATTCAGCTGCTATCAAGAATCCTAATCTGGTTAAAGATCTGGCGAGCCGATTCGGGAGCCAGTGCGTTACCGTTGCCATCGACACTAAGTATACAGAAGCCACCGGCTGGAAAGTATATACCCGCGCTGGCACCGTGGAAACAGAATGGGCAACTGTAGACTGGGCAAAAAAAGTGGTTGAACTGGGCGCCGGTGAAATTCTACTGACAAGTATGAACAACGACGGTACCAAAGCAGGCTTCGCACTGGACATCACAAAAGTAGTTTCAGAGGCTGTTTCTGTTCCGGTTATCGCTTCTGGCGGTGCTGGCAACATGCAGCACTTTGCAGACGCTTTCAATAAAGCACACGCCGACGCCGCTTTAGCAGCCAGCCTGTTCCACTTCCGCGAACTGGAGATACCAGACCTGAAGCAGTTCCTGAAAAAGCAGGGAGTGGATGTGAGGATATAA